One segment of Paenibacillus pabuli DNA contains the following:
- a CDS encoding helicase-related protein, which yields MGRSRACALLLRSAAPAAVRGTAALATGGGLARWGLSAAQSAAASAALAYLARPTSAEEGPGRFLLWAVTGAGKTEMIFPLLQHTLERGGRALVATPRRDVVLELAPRLAKAFPDVTLATLYGGSTERWKDAQLTLATTHQLMRFYQGFDLVIIDELDAFPYHNDPMLAHAAAASCKPDGNFIYLSATPPARLQKEVSQRKLAHARVPVRFHRYPLPVPQLIKMPIVAECIKKRSLPAALKNSIQTSLQRDAQVFVFVTRIAQIEAFVNLMRRIFPQIHIQGTSSQDTDRASKVMAFREREIRLLVTTTILERGVTIPRSDVFILDADNGLFDEASLVQMAGRAGRSMDDPAGRVVFASSRRTRSQAKAVAQIRKMNTIAHRKGYLHPQNQS from the coding sequence TTGGGGCGCAGCCGTGCCTGTGCGCTGCTGCTGCGCAGTGCAGCGCCTGCGGCCGTGCGGGGCACGGCCGCTCTTGCCACCGGCGGCGGGCTCGCCCGGTGGGGGCTAAGCGCAGCGCAGAGTGCGGCAGCATCTGCGGCGCTGGCGTACTTGGCCCGGCCTACCTCCGCAGAGGAGGGGCCGGGGCGGTTCTTGCTGTGGGCCGTGACCGGGGCCGGCAAGACCGAAATGATCTTCCCGCTGCTCCAGCATACGTTAGAGCGCGGTGGGCGAGCTCTTGTAGCAACGCCGCGTAGAGACGTGGTGTTGGAGCTTGCGCCACGTTTGGCCAAAGCCTTTCCGGACGTTACGCTGGCCACCCTGTACGGCGGCAGTACCGAGCGATGGAAAGACGCGCAGCTCACCCTCGCCACTACGCATCAGCTGATGCGTTTTTACCAAGGATTCGATCTGGTCATCATTGACGAACTCGACGCTTTTCCTTATCACAATGATCCCATGCTCGCTCATGCCGCTGCAGCTTCCTGCAAGCCAGATGGAAATTTCATATATCTCTCGGCTACTCCGCCAGCCCGGCTGCAAAAAGAAGTATCACAGCGAAAACTCGCTCATGCGAGGGTGCCTGTACGCTTTCACCGTTATCCCTTACCTGTGCCGCAGTTGATCAAGATGCCGATCGTTGCAGAATGTATCAAAAAGCGGAGCCTGCCCGCTGCCCTGAAGAACAGCATCCAAACCTCCTTGCAGCGTGATGCTCAGGTGTTTGTATTCGTAACGCGTATTGCTCAGATTGAGGCATTTGTTAACCTGATGCGGCGCATCTTCCCCCAGATCCATATCCAAGGGACATCATCCCAAGATACGGACCGGGCGAGTAAAGTCATGGCATTCCGCGAGCGAGAAATCCGTCTGTTGGTGACTACCACCATTCTGGAGCGGGGGGTGACCATTCCACGCAGCGATGTATTTATTTTGGATGCAGATAATGGACTCTTCGATGAGGCTTCACTGGTACAGATGGCGGGCAGAGCAGGGCGTTCCATGGATGATCCGGCAGGCAGAGTCGTCTTTGCATCCTCCCGGCGCACCCGTTCTCAGGCCAAGGCAGTGGCACAGATCCGGAAAATGAATACCATTGCCCATCGCAAAGGCTACCTGCACCCGCAGAACCAATCTTAA